A stretch of Arthrobacter sunyaminii DNA encodes these proteins:
- a CDS encoding lantibiotic dehydratase C-terminal domain-containing protein produces the protein MTIEPEEKGSCDGWVKHVVAPLSAQARNWGAGRVGFSRSEDENSPSLNMNVVAPADVVDRVWDFANALALRSGPTLGSVKLAQTQTKAFTPPWAGPVPRQLEPLVAKYGGIQGMELAGEIAEVSSDLAIWAVGRFPGSNMRSPLAALLLFDTCHSMMRGPRSAVWADRRTVSWTYYWDTHLRSCTASYGLRSEHARQMLKDQLAPRIVPAHRIMAALASEPSVDVWRKRWVRAVDQYLYGAYKARVSRSAQQMSMTQGRHLLNRLGISVRDEAALGLYARAWSKELEDDLARKDAPRQ, from the coding sequence ATGACTATTGAACCGGAGGAGAAGGGGTCGTGTGACGGGTGGGTCAAGCATGTTGTTGCGCCGCTGAGCGCGCAGGCGCGGAACTGGGGTGCCGGCCGGGTGGGCTTCTCACGCAGCGAAGATGAGAACAGCCCCTCCCTAAACATGAATGTGGTGGCCCCCGCCGACGTGGTGGACCGTGTGTGGGACTTTGCCAACGCGCTGGCTCTCCGGTCCGGCCCGACGCTTGGCTCCGTAAAGCTTGCTCAAACCCAAACCAAGGCATTCACCCCGCCATGGGCGGGGCCGGTGCCACGGCAACTGGAACCACTAGTGGCAAAGTACGGTGGCATACAAGGTATGGAGCTGGCGGGCGAGATCGCGGAGGTTTCCTCTGACCTGGCTATTTGGGCGGTCGGCCGTTTCCCCGGCAGCAACATGCGCTCGCCGCTGGCCGCACTGCTGCTCTTCGACACGTGCCACAGCATGATGCGGGGGCCGCGGTCAGCTGTGTGGGCTGACCGTCGGACAGTGAGCTGGACGTACTACTGGGACACGCACCTGCGCAGCTGCACTGCTTCCTACGGCCTCCGCTCGGAGCACGCGCGCCAGATGCTGAAGGACCAGCTTGCTCCGCGGATTGTTCCTGCCCACCGGATCATGGCCGCCCTTGCCTCTGAGCCTTCCGTTGACGTTTGGCGCAAGCGCTGGGTGCGTGCTGTCGACCAGTACCTCTACGGCGCGTACAAGGCGCGGGTCAGCCGCAGTGCGCAGCAGATGAGCATGACCCAGGGCAGGCATCTGCTCAACCGCCTGGGCATCTCCGTGCGTGATGAGGCTGCACTCGGCTTGTACGCCCGTGCCTGGAGCAAGGAACTTGAGGATGACCTTGCGCGAAAGGACGCTCCGAGACAGTAA
- a CDS encoding D-2-hydroxyacid dehydrogenase yields MQPQPVIAVLAGNEPVHGLAALEQVAEVRITGAAGLPEALAGADILYLWDFFADGVRQAWPAADSLQWIHVPAAGVDKLLFPELVASDVVLTNARGIFDRAMAEHVLGAVLHFAKDFGRAAAQQQQRQWQRYPTTDLAGASVLVAGTGSIGRCTAALLTAVGMRVQGLGRTARTGDPDFGTVHASEDFAPVAGNFDYVVLAAPLTPATRKMLGRDVLAAMKPTAVLVNVGRGALADEAALEDALRAGKLAGAALDVFETEPLPGHSGLWELPNVLVTPHLSGDANKQLPALAQQFADNLDAWKAGRPLMNVVDKNLGFVAS; encoded by the coding sequence ATGCAGCCTCAACCCGTCATCGCAGTCCTTGCCGGTAACGAACCCGTTCACGGGCTGGCCGCGCTTGAGCAGGTTGCCGAGGTCCGGATCACCGGCGCCGCGGGCCTGCCGGAAGCCCTGGCCGGGGCGGACATCCTTTACCTCTGGGACTTCTTCGCCGACGGCGTCCGGCAGGCGTGGCCGGCCGCGGACTCGCTGCAGTGGATCCATGTTCCGGCCGCAGGGGTGGATAAGCTGCTCTTCCCCGAGCTGGTGGCCTCCGACGTTGTGCTGACCAATGCGCGCGGAATCTTTGACCGGGCCATGGCCGAACACGTGCTGGGAGCGGTGCTGCACTTTGCGAAGGACTTTGGCCGGGCAGCGGCACAGCAGCAGCAACGGCAGTGGCAGCGGTACCCCACCACGGATCTGGCGGGGGCTTCCGTGCTGGTGGCCGGCACCGGCAGCATTGGCCGCTGCACCGCCGCGCTGCTCACCGCCGTCGGGATGCGGGTGCAGGGCCTTGGCCGCACCGCCCGCACCGGCGACCCCGACTTTGGCACGGTCCATGCCAGCGAAGATTTCGCCCCCGTCGCCGGAAACTTTGACTACGTGGTGCTGGCCGCGCCGCTGACGCCGGCAACCCGGAAGATGCTGGGCCGTGACGTACTGGCGGCGATGAAGCCGACGGCGGTGCTGGTCAACGTGGGCCGGGGAGCCCTGGCCGATGAGGCGGCGCTGGAGGACGCGCTGCGCGCCGGAAAATTGGCGGGAGCAGCCCTGGATGTCTTCGAGACCGAGCCGCTGCCAGGACACAGCGGGCTGTGGGAACTGCCGAACGTGCTCGTCACCCCGCACCTCTCCGGAGACGCCAACAAGCAGCTGCCGGCGCTGGCGCAGCAGTTCGCGGACAACCTCGACGCCTGGAAGGCGGGCCGGCCGCTGATGAACGTTGTGGACAAGAACCTGGGGTTTGTCGCGTCGTAG
- a CDS encoding NAD(P)/FAD-dependent oxidoreductase yields MSSSAAGGTAAGSAGSGPQIAVLGAGILGVSAAVQLLRGGASVTLVTDAHPASGASGRSLSWLNSGGGYPPEYHQLRLAGMDRYRTLLAENPDLDWLRFDGGVYWDGGALADRCEAQRDRGYDARLVPASGVAGVAPGLDPAALPAEVLFNPGEGWVSLPHLIRHLLAEFALLGGTLVTAAGPASVIVEGGAAVGLRTESGEVCPADVVLVAAGAGTPALLDGLGVQLQDGSDLAMLVVTEPKAHGLRAVLNTPRVSVRPHPGSRLAMDSTWYLDQITPNDDGGWSVDPQVVLDLVDEASALLAGHPRLVAQSWRIGLKPVPGDGRPVLGELTGLPGCYVAFTHSGATLGLIAGELLAREILSGRRHPMLAPFRPERMAGDVPVRAGHAGIFGQL; encoded by the coding sequence GTGAGTTCTTCCGCTGCCGGGGGCACCGCGGCCGGGAGTGCCGGGAGCGGGCCGCAGATCGCCGTGCTCGGCGCCGGGATCCTGGGGGTGTCCGCGGCGGTGCAGCTGCTGCGCGGCGGCGCATCCGTCACCCTGGTGACGGACGCGCATCCTGCCAGCGGCGCATCGGGTCGCTCCCTTTCGTGGTTGAACTCCGGCGGCGGCTATCCGCCGGAGTATCACCAGCTGCGGCTGGCCGGCATGGACCGTTACCGGACCCTGCTCGCGGAAAACCCTGACCTCGACTGGCTCCGCTTCGACGGCGGCGTGTACTGGGACGGCGGTGCGCTCGCGGACAGGTGCGAGGCGCAGCGGGACCGCGGATATGACGCACGGCTGGTTCCGGCGAGCGGCGTGGCCGGCGTGGCCCCCGGCCTGGACCCGGCGGCTCTGCCGGCGGAAGTGCTGTTCAATCCCGGCGAGGGCTGGGTGAGCCTGCCACACCTCATCCGGCACCTGCTGGCAGAATTCGCGCTGCTCGGCGGAACCTTGGTCACCGCAGCGGGACCTGCCTCCGTGATCGTGGAAGGAGGCGCCGCCGTCGGGCTCCGCACTGAATCCGGGGAAGTGTGTCCGGCTGACGTGGTGCTGGTGGCCGCCGGTGCCGGCACTCCCGCCCTGCTTGATGGGCTGGGCGTGCAGCTGCAGGACGGATCGGATCTGGCCATGCTGGTGGTGACCGAGCCCAAGGCGCACGGCCTCAGGGCAGTGCTGAACACTCCGCGGGTATCCGTGCGGCCGCATCCGGGCTCCCGGCTCGCGATGGATTCCACCTGGTATCTGGATCAGATCACACCCAACGACGACGGCGGCTGGTCGGTGGATCCGCAGGTGGTGCTGGACCTGGTGGACGAGGCCTCGGCTCTGCTTGCCGGCCACCCGCGGCTGGTGGCACAGAGCTGGCGGATCGGGTTGAAGCCGGTGCCCGGCGACGGCCGGCCCGTGCTGGGGGAGCTGACCGGGCTGCCCGGATGCTACGTGGCGTTTACGCATTCCGGAGCGACTCTCGGGTTGATTGCCGGTGAGCTGCTGGCGCGGGAAATCCTCAGCGGACGGCGGCATCCGATGCTGGCTCCGTTCCGGCCGGAGCGGATGGCAGGCGACGTTCCGGTGCGGGCCGGGCACGCCGGGATCTTCGGCCAACTTTGA
- a CDS encoding zinc ribbon domain-containing protein, with protein MNFCMSCGTKLQPEWQFCANCRRPVDTAGSPQAAGTATGAVSVTPVPPEAPESAARQPEAASPAAAPQTQATQPGPPQTQEAQGAAASTGATRIIETGGPGHAAPAQPGGGYGAPAGGDGHSGPPSSGGGDGGGSGPEGPADGDTPESGKKTNRKAIILGAVAVVLVAVGVGTFLFIQNMIRGGAGSPEQVAEKLIESIETKDGIRLVTMVAPAEREALDKFQEGFMDKVEEFGIFEAANKVGEDSVEDEFDDEINLDGISVTFENVEPTVTEVDDQLAVLNFSSGTVRLQIDPEQTTGAVRSGLEASGEMEPVDETADLADLDIEGEGLRVAAVKDGGRWYVSPMYSGLELVLQLTGNERGSLPEPTDGADSPAEAAQALVGAVPGILDSGKFTDLGKYLMSYEGNAVHYYGGALDEAMDGGIDSGLEITANTFKDAEKDGDRGRALVEELKMEADGDALSLTADCMESGPEKYCRGESGYVMTNGSFDDEAIMRAFPQLGLSSVKEDGKWKVSIMDTTTDLALQWMDTITREQALAMLDLARSEDAAGTMTLDEETDLEFNSAGYAVMTLKLEEDTALQGEGGGDSYSSYTVYSKDGKEEITSSDELFADETPAGEYKVVIFAGDEWADEFAAKGNDVKHSGSVTIQEQVAPSAIDGFETLQYNYLTLDEYPGPTETHVLDVPKGANVELVVTAEGYMGAWDKPGSLVLTLDGKTHKVPVTNDDEELTIPLSAGMGQELSVELVKGDGSGEEVDYTLELVTK; from the coding sequence ATGAACTTCTGTATGTCCTGCGGCACTAAACTGCAGCCGGAGTGGCAGTTCTGTGCCAACTGCCGGCGGCCCGTCGATACCGCCGGTTCACCGCAGGCCGCGGGGACAGCCACCGGAGCCGTTTCGGTGACGCCGGTTCCGCCGGAGGCTCCGGAATCCGCCGCGCGCCAGCCGGAAGCAGCATCGCCGGCAGCGGCGCCCCAAACCCAAGCAACCCAACCCGGGCCGCCCCAAACCCAAGAGGCCCAGGGTGCAGCTGCCTCCACCGGGGCCACCCGGATCATTGAAACCGGCGGACCGGGCCACGCCGCGCCCGCGCAGCCCGGCGGCGGTTACGGGGCTCCGGCCGGCGGGGACGGTCACAGTGGACCGCCCAGCAGCGGCGGGGGAGACGGCGGCGGCTCAGGTCCGGAAGGGCCGGCAGACGGTGACACCCCGGAATCCGGCAAGAAGACCAACCGCAAGGCCATCATCCTCGGTGCCGTCGCCGTCGTCCTGGTGGCAGTTGGCGTTGGAACCTTCCTCTTCATCCAGAACATGATCCGCGGCGGAGCCGGCTCACCCGAGCAGGTTGCGGAGAAACTGATCGAATCCATCGAGACCAAGGACGGCATTCGCCTGGTCACTATGGTGGCACCGGCGGAGCGTGAAGCCCTGGACAAGTTCCAGGAAGGATTCATGGACAAGGTCGAGGAATTCGGCATCTTCGAGGCCGCCAACAAGGTGGGCGAAGATTCCGTTGAGGACGAGTTCGACGACGAGATCAACCTTGACGGCATCAGCGTCACCTTCGAGAACGTGGAACCCACGGTGACCGAAGTGGATGACCAGCTGGCCGTCCTGAACTTCTCCTCGGGAACCGTGCGGCTGCAAATTGATCCGGAACAGACCACCGGAGCCGTCCGCTCAGGTCTGGAAGCCTCCGGCGAGATGGAACCCGTTGACGAGACCGCTGACCTGGCGGATCTGGACATCGAGGGCGAGGGCCTGCGCGTGGCCGCGGTGAAGGACGGCGGACGCTGGTACGTCAGCCCCATGTACAGCGGCCTGGAACTGGTTCTCCAGCTCACCGGCAACGAGCGCGGTTCGCTGCCCGAACCCACGGACGGCGCCGACTCGCCGGCCGAAGCGGCCCAGGCCCTGGTGGGCGCGGTACCGGGAATCCTGGACAGCGGAAAGTTCACGGATCTGGGCAAGTACCTCATGAGCTACGAAGGCAACGCGGTCCACTACTACGGCGGCGCCCTGGACGAAGCCATGGACGGCGGCATCGACTCCGGCCTGGAGATCACGGCCAACACTTTCAAGGACGCCGAGAAAGACGGCGACCGCGGCCGCGCGCTGGTGGAAGAACTGAAAATGGAGGCCGACGGGGACGCCCTGTCCCTGACCGCGGACTGCATGGAATCCGGGCCGGAGAAATACTGCCGCGGCGAGTCCGGTTATGTGATGACCAACGGAAGCTTCGACGACGAAGCCATCATGCGCGCGTTCCCGCAGCTGGGCCTGTCCAGCGTCAAGGAAGACGGCAAATGGAAAGTCAGCATCATGGACACCACCACCGACCTGGCCCTGCAGTGGATGGATACCATCACCCGTGAGCAGGCCCTGGCCATGCTGGACCTGGCCCGGAGCGAGGATGCTGCCGGAACCATGACCCTGGACGAGGAGACGGATCTGGAGTTCAACTCGGCCGGCTACGCCGTGATGACGCTGAAGCTGGAGGAGGACACCGCGCTGCAGGGCGAGGGCGGCGGGGACAGCTACAGCAGCTACACCGTCTATTCCAAGGACGGCAAGGAAGAGATCACGTCATCGGATGAGCTTTTCGCTGATGAAACTCCCGCCGGAGAGTACAAGGTGGTCATCTTCGCCGGTGATGAGTGGGCCGACGAATTCGCCGCCAAGGGCAACGACGTCAAACACTCCGGATCCGTGACAATCCAGGAACAGGTGGCGCCCTCCGCGATCGACGGTTTCGAGACGCTGCAGTACAACTACCTCACCCTCGACGAATACCCCGGTCCCACCGAGACACACGTCCTGGACGTACCCAAGGGCGCCAACGTGGAACTGGTGGTCACCGCCGAGGGCTACATGGGGGCCTGGGACAAGCCCGGATCCCTCGTGCTGACCCTTGACGGGAAAACGCACAAGGTACCCGTCACCAATGACGACGAGGAACTGACCATTCCGCTGAGCGCCGGAATGGGACAGGAACTTTCCGTGGAGCTGGTGAAGGGTGACGGCAGCGGCGAAGAGGTCGACTACACGCTGGAACTTGTCACCAAGTAA
- a CDS encoding SGNH/GDSL hydrolase family protein, producing the protein MKRAAAGAMPPLPRLPLGLLLAGTLLAGCSTGPAVDGGTPSAASSAAKDISAPDADADAAAADTGERLAALLGNTGGPADVVLLGDSFAAGEGAGSYQPVDGVADSLCHRSAAGLLSAPGNSTVIHNAACSRARISALGSAQQMQGHGNAGVPAQLDQLRGVRPDLVLLYIGGNDAGFAELLQACIVEDTSCAGDAVLRQATKQTLRDLRAPLTQLYTELGAWGAPVLVLPYPRLFDAAQNPGQDACGRLTPEELSFGLDITDALNSTIEQSVAAAGLPNVRYVDALEDSFAGRGACSADPLVVTARLGPLLNAAASVSAAQEVLHPTEEGYRVLTGDLLQWMEDHPS; encoded by the coding sequence ATGAAGAGGGCTGCGGCCGGTGCGATGCCGCCGCTGCCACGGCTGCCGCTGGGTCTGCTGCTGGCGGGAACGCTGCTGGCCGGTTGCTCGACCGGTCCGGCGGTCGACGGCGGCACACCGTCAGCGGCTTCCTCAGCGGCTAAAGATATATCTGCCCCCGATGCCGATGCCGATGCCGCTGCCGCGGACACCGGGGAACGCCTGGCGGCTCTGCTCGGGAATACCGGCGGTCCGGCGGATGTGGTCCTGCTCGGTGATTCCTTCGCCGCAGGTGAAGGCGCCGGCTCCTATCAGCCGGTGGACGGGGTGGCCGACAGTCTGTGCCACCGCAGTGCGGCCGGGCTGTTGTCCGCACCGGGCAACAGCACCGTTATCCACAACGCCGCCTGCTCGCGTGCCCGGATTTCCGCCCTGGGCTCGGCCCAGCAGATGCAGGGCCACGGAAACGCTGGCGTTCCCGCGCAGCTGGATCAGCTGCGCGGGGTCCGTCCGGATCTGGTGCTGCTGTATATCGGCGGCAATGACGCGGGTTTTGCTGAACTGCTGCAGGCCTGCATAGTCGAGGACACGTCGTGCGCCGGGGACGCCGTGCTCCGGCAGGCAACAAAACAGACACTAAGGGATTTGCGGGCTCCGCTCACCCAGCTGTACACCGAGCTTGGCGCGTGGGGGGCACCGGTTCTGGTCCTGCCGTATCCGCGGCTTTTCGACGCGGCGCAGAACCCGGGGCAGGACGCCTGCGGGCGGCTCACCCCGGAGGAATTGTCCTTCGGGCTGGACATCACCGATGCCCTGAACAGCACCATCGAACAATCGGTGGCGGCTGCCGGGCTGCCCAACGTGCGGTACGTGGACGCGCTGGAGGACTCCTTCGCCGGCCGCGGAGCCTGCAGCGCCGATCCGCTGGTGGTCACCGCCCGCCTGGGGCCGCTCCTGAACGCGGCAGCATCCGTGTCCGCTGCCCAGGAAGTCCTGCATCCCACCGAGGAAGGTTACCGGGTACTGACCGGTGATCTCCTGCAGTGGATGGAGGACCACCCGTCGTAG
- a CDS encoding GMC family oxidoreductase — protein sequence MSEGISSFRPTGSADPLAESAHFELDDDSVVVVIGSGAGGGTLAHELVEKGVKVVLLEAGPFLTNADYVNNEWEAFNQMAWLDPRTTSGTWRIARDFPNLPAWIVKAVGGSTTHWSGATPRFKAHEFTSRTTYGRIDGANLLDWPLTLEDLEPYYDRAERKMGSTHVHGRPPLPANNNYKVFANGAEKLGYRHFATGPYATNAEPYDGRPASVQDGFNFQGDKSGAKWSTLVSEIPKSLKTGRLDLRPDSQAVQITSTPEGRVDGVVYADGDGQLHHQKARVVAVAGNAIETPRLLLLSGSPLFPDGLANSSGQVGRNYMRHTTGSVYAQFEAPVHMYRGETMAGLIADESRHDPDRGFAGGYYMETISLGPAFLASFVDPGAWGPGFASILDGYRRTAGMWIVGEDMPQETNRVTLNTTVTDPLGLPVPNVHFDDHPNDVAMREHGYGQGQALYEAVGSTSVVRTPPYPSTHNMGTARMSLRPEDGVCNGFGQTHDVPNLFISDGSQFTTGAAANPTLTIVALAIRQAEYLSAQMALGEI from the coding sequence ATGAGCGAGGGCATCAGCAGTTTCCGGCCGACGGGGTCCGCGGATCCGCTGGCGGAGTCGGCGCACTTTGAGCTCGACGACGACTCCGTCGTCGTCGTCATTGGTTCCGGAGCCGGCGGCGGCACGCTTGCCCACGAACTGGTGGAAAAGGGCGTGAAGGTGGTGCTGCTCGAAGCCGGACCGTTCCTGACCAACGCGGATTACGTGAACAACGAGTGGGAAGCATTCAACCAGATGGCCTGGCTGGATCCGCGCACCACCTCCGGGACCTGGCGCATCGCCCGCGACTTCCCGAACCTGCCCGCCTGGATCGTCAAGGCCGTGGGCGGCTCCACCACGCACTGGTCCGGAGCCACGCCGCGGTTCAAGGCGCACGAGTTCACCTCGCGCACCACGTATGGGCGGATCGACGGCGCGAACCTGCTGGACTGGCCGCTCACCCTGGAGGACCTGGAACCCTACTACGACCGCGCCGAGCGGAAGATGGGTTCCACCCATGTGCACGGCAGGCCGCCGCTGCCGGCGAACAACAACTACAAGGTGTTCGCCAACGGTGCCGAAAAGCTGGGCTACCGTCACTTTGCCACCGGCCCCTACGCCACCAACGCCGAACCCTATGACGGACGGCCGGCCTCGGTGCAGGACGGCTTCAACTTCCAGGGCGACAAGTCCGGCGCCAAATGGTCCACGCTGGTGTCCGAGATTCCCAAGTCCTTGAAGACCGGCCGGCTGGACCTGCGCCCGGACAGCCAGGCCGTGCAGATCACCTCCACCCCCGAGGGTCGGGTGGACGGGGTGGTGTACGCCGACGGCGACGGGCAGCTGCATCATCAAAAGGCGCGGGTGGTGGCGGTGGCGGGCAACGCGATCGAAACGCCGCGGCTGCTGCTGCTCTCGGGCTCGCCGCTGTTTCCCGACGGGCTGGCGAATTCCTCGGGCCAGGTGGGGCGGAACTACATGCGCCACACCACCGGTTCGGTGTATGCCCAGTTCGAGGCGCCGGTGCACATGTACCGCGGCGAGACCATGGCAGGTCTGATCGCGGACGAGTCCCGGCATGACCCGGACCGCGGGTTCGCCGGCGGCTATTACATGGAGACCATTTCGCTCGGTCCGGCGTTTCTGGCGTCCTTCGTGGATCCCGGGGCGTGGGGCCCGGGCTTTGCCTCCATCCTGGACGGCTACCGGCGCACCGCCGGCATGTGGATTGTGGGGGAGGACATGCCGCAGGAAACCAACCGGGTCACGCTGAACACCACGGTCACCGACCCGCTGGGACTCCCGGTGCCCAACGTGCACTTCGACGACCATCCCAACGACGTCGCCATGCGCGAACACGGCTACGGGCAGGGACAGGCGCTGTATGAAGCGGTGGGGTCGACCTCGGTGGTGCGGACCCCGCCGTATCCCTCCACCCACAACATGGGCACCGCGCGGATGAGCCTGCGGCCGGAGGACGGGGTGTGCAACGGGTTCGGGCAGACCCATGACGTGCCGAACCTGTTCATTTCCGACGGCTCGCAGTTCACCACGGGGGCCGCGGCAAACCCCACGCTGACCATTGTGGCTCTGGCGATCCGGCAGGCGGAGTACCTGTCGGCGCAGATGGCCCTGGGCGAGATCTGA
- a CDS encoding NAD(P)-dependent alcohol dehydrogenase, which yields MKAVRVHRYGEDPHIDEVPEPKITGPWDVIVDVGAAGLCRTDLHVIEGQWDAIQHPQLPYILGHENAGWVREVGSAVSNVAPGDTVIMHPLVTCGLCSACREGQDSHCENALFPGLNTDGGMAEQLKTNARAVVKLDPSLRPADIAALADAGLTAYNAVRKAAPLLYPGTQAVAIGAGGLGHIGVQSLKALTAAAITVIDTSEAALELASGLGADTVLRSPDTAAVREATDGGAHVVFDFVGEHGTEAQGLEMLRNRGSYYSIGYGGEVRIPTIELISREISVVGNLVGTYQDLVELMTLTAQGDITLHTTAYDLDDAVQAMHDLDAGKLTGRGILIPPAGGRST from the coding sequence GTGAAAGCTGTCCGGGTGCACCGCTACGGCGAAGATCCACACATAGACGAGGTACCCGAGCCAAAAATCACCGGCCCCTGGGATGTGATCGTGGACGTGGGCGCCGCAGGCCTGTGCCGCACGGACCTGCACGTCATCGAAGGCCAGTGGGACGCGATCCAGCATCCGCAGCTGCCCTACATTCTGGGCCATGAAAACGCCGGCTGGGTCCGCGAGGTGGGGTCCGCCGTTTCCAACGTGGCCCCCGGAGACACCGTCATCATGCATCCGCTGGTGACCTGCGGACTGTGCTCCGCCTGCCGGGAGGGGCAGGACTCGCACTGTGAGAACGCCCTGTTTCCGGGACTGAACACCGACGGCGGCATGGCTGAACAGCTCAAAACCAACGCCCGCGCCGTGGTGAAGCTGGACCCGTCCCTGCGGCCCGCGGACATTGCAGCACTGGCCGACGCCGGCCTGACCGCCTACAACGCGGTCCGCAAGGCAGCGCCGCTGCTGTATCCGGGAACTCAGGCTGTAGCGATCGGCGCCGGCGGCCTGGGGCACATTGGCGTGCAGTCGCTCAAAGCGCTCACCGCCGCCGCCATCACCGTCATCGACACCTCCGAAGCGGCCCTGGAACTCGCTTCCGGCCTGGGCGCGGACACCGTGCTGCGCAGCCCGGACACCGCCGCCGTCCGAGAAGCCACCGACGGGGGAGCGCACGTGGTCTTCGACTTCGTGGGAGAGCACGGCACGGAGGCACAGGGCCTGGAAATGCTCCGCAACCGGGGCAGCTACTACTCCATCGGGTACGGCGGCGAGGTCCGCATTCCCACCATCGAGCTGATCTCGCGGGAAATCTCCGTGGTGGGCAACCTGGTGGGCACCTATCAGGACCTGGTGGAACTGATGACCCTCACCGCCCAGGGGGACATCACCCTGCACACCACCGCCTACGACCTGGACGACGCCGTCCAGGCCATGCATGACCTCGACGCCGGAAAACTCACCGGCCGCGGCATCCTCATCCCGCCAGCAGGAGGAAGAAGCACATGA
- a CDS encoding ArsR/SmtB family transcription factor has translation MTTVQTATDPVAEACCTPVTSEALSAEDAQRFAQLLKAVAEPTRLRLVSLIAAQENKEACVCDLTEPVGLGQPTVSHHLKILVDAGILHREKRGVWAYYSIIPGALERVAAVLSPR, from the coding sequence GTGACCACCGTTCAGACAGCCACCGATCCCGTCGCCGAAGCCTGCTGCACGCCGGTAACATCCGAAGCGCTCAGTGCCGAGGATGCCCAGCGTTTCGCCCAGCTGCTCAAAGCCGTGGCGGAACCGACGCGGCTGCGCCTGGTCTCCCTGATCGCCGCACAGGAGAACAAGGAAGCGTGCGTCTGCGATCTCACCGAGCCGGTCGGCCTGGGCCAGCCCACCGTGTCGCATCACCTGAAGATCCTCGTGGACGCCGGCATCCTGCACCGCGAAAAGCGGGGAGTCTGGGCCTACTACTCCATCATCCCGGGGGCACTGGAACGGGTTGCCGCCGTCCTCTCACCGCGGTAG
- the arsB gene encoding ACR3 family arsenite efflux transporter translates to MSIPATPPQTGQVTARLSTLDRFLPVWILTAMVTGLLLGRLVPGIGPALDSVKVANVSLPIAVGLLVMMYPVLAKVRYNETSKVVADRKLMVTSLVLNWVAAPAFMFALAWIFLPDLPEYRTGLIIVGLARCIAMVMIWNDLACGDREAAAVLVAINSVFQVLAFGALGWFYLQVLPGWLGLETTSVEFSFWAITFSVLIFLGIPLLAGFLTRTFGEKAKGRDWYEGTFLPKLGPWALYGLLFTIVLLFALQGDEITSNPLDVARIALPLLVYFVVVFSVGMLLGKILNLGYPRTTTLAFTAAGNNFELAIAVAIGTYGVTSGQALAGVVGPLIEVPVLVALVYVALWAQKKYWPSAAPASPEMTNR, encoded by the coding sequence GTGAGCATCCCCGCCACACCACCCCAAACCGGTCAGGTCACTGCCCGGCTGTCGACCCTGGACCGCTTCCTGCCCGTGTGGATCCTGACCGCCATGGTGACCGGCCTGCTGCTGGGCCGTCTGGTCCCCGGCATCGGCCCAGCCCTGGACTCGGTCAAGGTCGCCAACGTGTCCCTGCCCATCGCCGTCGGCCTGCTGGTGATGATGTATCCGGTGCTGGCCAAGGTCCGCTACAACGAAACCTCCAAGGTGGTGGCAGACCGGAAGCTGATGGTCACCTCGCTGGTGCTGAACTGGGTGGCCGCGCCGGCCTTCATGTTTGCGCTGGCCTGGATTTTCCTGCCGGACCTGCCCGAGTACCGCACCGGACTGATTATTGTGGGCCTGGCCCGCTGCATCGCCATGGTGATGATCTGGAATGACCTGGCCTGCGGGGACCGCGAAGCCGCCGCCGTGCTGGTGGCGATCAACTCCGTCTTCCAGGTCCTGGCCTTTGGTGCCCTGGGCTGGTTCTACCTGCAGGTGCTGCCCGGCTGGCTGGGACTGGAAACCACCAGTGTTGAGTTCTCCTTCTGGGCCATCACGTTCAGCGTCCTGATCTTCCTGGGCATCCCGCTGCTCGCTGGATTCCTGACCCGCACCTTCGGCGAAAAAGCGAAGGGCCGCGACTGGTACGAGGGTACGTTCCTGCCGAAGCTGGGACCGTGGGCTCTCTACGGACTGCTGTTCACCATCGTGCTGCTGTTCGCCCTGCAGGGGGACGAAATCACCTCGAACCCGCTCGACGTCGCCCGGATCGCACTGCCGCTGCTGGTGTACTTCGTGGTTGTCTTCAGCGTCGGCATGCTGCTCGGCAAGATCCTGAACCTGGGCTACCCGCGCACCACTACACTGGCGTTCACCGCCGCCGGCAACAACTTCGAACTGGCTATCGCCGTGGCCATCGGCACCTACGGGGTGACCTCCGGGCAGGCCCTGGCCGGCGTCGTTGGGCCCCTGATCGAAGTCCCGGTGCTGGTGGCCCTGGTTTACGTTGCCCTGTGGGCGCAGAAAAAGTACTGGCCCTCCGCCGCACCCGCCTCTCCAGAAATGACGAACCGATGA